Proteins co-encoded in one Haloarcula pelagica genomic window:
- a CDS encoding CBS domain-containing protein, whose translation MLVRELMSTDVVTVAVDESMATAVGRLLDAGVGSCVVLDEDGTPMGLVTESDALAAAHETGRPLTEITVREVGHRPVVTTTPDRSVSAVVRTMTAEDVKKVPVMSELELVGIITLTDIVWHLSDLKRELSTTDRVRNRWDPS comes from the coding sequence ATGCTCGTCCGCGAGCTGATGTCGACCGACGTGGTGACCGTCGCGGTCGACGAGTCGATGGCGACGGCCGTCGGGCGGTTGCTCGACGCGGGCGTCGGCTCCTGTGTCGTTCTCGACGAGGACGGGACTCCGATGGGGCTCGTCACCGAGTCCGACGCCCTCGCGGCTGCTCACGAGACCGGGCGTCCACTGACGGAGATCACCGTCCGCGAGGTCGGCCACCGTCCCGTGGTCACGACGACTCCCGACCGGTCCGTCTCGGCTGTGGTCCGGACCATGACCGCGGAGGACGTGAAGAAAGTCCCCGTGATGTCGGAACTGGAACTCGTCGGGATCATCACGCTCACGGACATCGTCTGGCACCTCTCCGATCTCAAACGCGAACTCTCGACGACGGACCGCGTTCGGAATCGGTGGGACCCGTCCTGA
- a CDS encoding CARDB domain-containing protein: MEHQQRSPAAAIGLAAVCVTALAIAGLAAAPAAAVPSTYVANANVGQSDVLVGENVTVTAVVGNLGTSRGGHTVEFTRNGSGFATNRVVVEADERERTSTNISFQQPGVYELRADDELAGYVRVTRTLATVDARTESQRTLSVRVDGVPLRETHRVPIPAATNRSLRLQQWNVTTGESRFEQTVTEYTDPSEAAVPIPATDATVAGVVSVTSSAPVESTTARVAVNQSRLQSLGLTPDEVSLYSYENSQWHTVETTIVDRQSTAIVYEGAVPNGTTIAVGRMSPAFSITGTALDTEDAPAGQRIVVEATVTNTGAVAGDYAATMTLDDESVNETTVTVAPGEERTVTLSAVTDSAGAYDVGVNDQAVGVVRIVDSQVQTPTPGAPTATPTATTTATSTPTSQPAGSGTGGSGGPAAGDGLLPSSLPPTVAGLPTVLVVGVGVGVLVFLLIGGLLWRSGRSSGGSDPNRW; encoded by the coding sequence ATGGAGCACCAGCAACGGTCCCCGGCGGCGGCGATCGGTCTCGCCGCTGTCTGTGTCACCGCACTCGCGATCGCGGGCTTGGCCGCGGCGCCGGCCGCCGCTGTCCCGAGCACGTACGTCGCCAACGCGAACGTCGGGCAGTCGGACGTTCTCGTCGGCGAGAACGTCACCGTCACGGCTGTCGTCGGCAACCTCGGTACCTCGCGCGGCGGACACACGGTCGAGTTCACACGCAACGGAAGCGGGTTCGCGACGAACCGCGTCGTCGTCGAAGCGGACGAACGCGAGCGCACCTCGACGAACATCAGCTTTCAGCAGCCCGGCGTCTACGAACTCCGGGCCGACGACGAACTCGCGGGTTACGTCCGGGTGACGCGGACGCTCGCGACGGTCGACGCCCGGACGGAGAGCCAGCGGACCCTCAGCGTTCGCGTCGACGGCGTCCCGCTTCGGGAGACACACCGGGTCCCGATCCCCGCGGCGACGAACCGCTCGCTGCGTCTCCAGCAGTGGAACGTCACGACCGGGGAGTCCCGCTTCGAACAGACGGTCACGGAGTACACCGACCCCTCGGAAGCGGCGGTTCCGATCCCGGCCACGGACGCGACCGTCGCCGGCGTCGTCTCCGTCACGTCGTCGGCGCCCGTCGAGTCGACGACGGCGCGAGTCGCTGTCAACCAGTCGCGGCTCCAGTCGCTCGGGCTCACGCCCGATGAGGTGTCGCTGTACAGCTACGAAAACAGCCAGTGGCACACCGTCGAGACGACGATCGTCGACCGCCAGTCGACGGCGATCGTCTACGAAGGGGCCGTCCCCAACGGCACGACCATCGCGGTCGGCCGCATGTCGCCCGCGTTCTCGATCACCGGGACCGCGCTCGATACGGAGGACGCACCGGCGGGCCAGCGGATCGTCGTCGAGGCGACCGTCACGAACACCGGCGCCGTCGCCGGCGACTACGCGGCGACGATGACGCTCGACGACGAGTCGGTCAACGAGACGACCGTCACCGTCGCGCCCGGCGAGGAGCGGACGGTGACCCTCTCGGCGGTCACTGACTCGGCCGGCGCCTACGACGTGGGCGTGAACGACCAGGCCGTCGGCGTCGTCCGGATCGTCGACAGCCAGGTACAGACCCCGACACCCGGCGCTCCGACCGCGACGCCGACGGCAACGACCACCGCGACATCGACACCGACGAGCCAGCCCGCAGGGAGCGGGACCGGTGGTAGCGGCGGGCCGGCCGCCGGCGACGGACTGTTGCCGAGTTCGCTCCCGCCGACGGTCGCGGGCCTCCCGACAGTGTTGGTCGTCGGCGTGGGCGTTGGTGTCCTCGTATTCCTGCTCATCGGTGGCCTACTGTGGCGCAGTGGTCGGTCCAGTGGTGGCTCCGACCCGAACCGCTGGTGA
- a CDS encoding DUF5785 family protein, whose amino-acid sequence MDWPHDPDGEEGSEGRRKYGHAILAKKIDEGEDFPLSAADYVDQYGDHPVRIDYETVVSVADIFEYVDREEFEDFPDFHKALGAALREADWWPYRLTHA is encoded by the coding sequence ATGGACTGGCCGCACGACCCCGACGGCGAGGAGGGCAGCGAAGGGCGCCGGAAGTACGGACACGCGATACTCGCGAAGAAGATCGACGAGGGAGAGGACTTCCCCCTCTCGGCCGCGGACTACGTCGACCAGTACGGCGACCACCCGGTCCGGATCGACTACGAGACGGTCGTCAGCGTCGCCGACATCTTCGAGTACGTCGACCGGGAGGAGTTCGAGGACTTCCCGGACTTCCACAAGGCGCTGGGCGCGGCCCTGCGGGAAGCGGACTGGTGGCCCTACCGGCTCACCCACGCCTGA
- a CDS encoding DUF7344 domain-containing protein, protein MATRSSNGTEGPTQLPDHVVEELWADEHCRRALEVLRDRERPVIVADLAAAVLAAERDGAPATVDDEAVQALRTELYERHIPKLTATGIVAYDSLKGTVELRRPDVLPSHD, encoded by the coding sequence ATGGCCACACGGAGTTCGAACGGAACGGAGGGACCGACGCAACTACCGGACCACGTCGTCGAGGAGCTGTGGGCCGACGAGCACTGTCGACGAGCCCTGGAAGTGCTTCGTGACCGGGAGAGGCCGGTGATCGTCGCGGATCTCGCCGCCGCCGTGCTGGCGGCCGAGCGAGACGGTGCCCCCGCCACAGTGGACGACGAGGCGGTGCAGGCGCTTCGGACGGAACTCTACGAGCGACACATCCCGAAACTGACCGCGACAGGGATCGTCGCCTACGACTCGCTGAAAGGCACTGTCGAACTCCGGCGGCCGGACGTGCTCCCGTCCCACGACTGA
- a CDS encoding GTP cyclohydrolase III, with translation MTNTQVTHVQIDNYGPWTVTPEPRREVDLQTLQSRLYADLAQLFGNHDGYLFFSRFDNMIAVTNGLDRADHARIQESVGNRYPVSTSLSVATAETPAAALGAATERLQRAGSAQDDGRREVLETDVLPAAERTGTDVQLAHFDVDDATGKYTDQLNEFDTFIRIEQGYAALMKYMRFAHDSLSFFVGGDNVIAVCSALDHEDYRDAIEHVEETVGVELKVGVGRARTAATAGMDAKHALETCRETGRPVTFADEG, from the coding sequence GTGACGAACACGCAGGTAACACACGTCCAGATCGACAACTACGGTCCCTGGACGGTCACGCCGGAACCGAGACGCGAGGTCGACCTCCAGACGCTCCAGTCACGTCTGTACGCGGACCTGGCGCAGCTATTCGGGAACCACGACGGCTACCTCTTCTTCTCGCGGTTCGACAACATGATCGCCGTCACGAACGGGCTCGACCGGGCGGACCACGCACGCATCCAGGAGTCCGTCGGGAACCGCTATCCGGTCTCGACGAGCCTCTCGGTGGCGACCGCCGAGACGCCGGCGGCGGCGTTGGGGGCCGCGACCGAGCGGCTCCAGCGGGCCGGGAGTGCACAGGACGACGGCCGACGGGAAGTGCTCGAAACGGACGTTCTGCCCGCGGCCGAACGGACGGGGACGGACGTGCAACTGGCACACTTCGATGTCGACGACGCGACCGGGAAGTACACCGACCAGCTCAACGAGTTCGATACGTTCATCCGGATCGAACAGGGGTACGCGGCGCTGATGAAGTACATGCGCTTTGCCCACGACTCGCTGTCGTTTTTCGTGGGCGGCGACAACGTCATCGCGGTCTGCTCGGCGCTGGACCACGAGGACTACCGCGACGCCATCGAACACGTCGAAGAGACGGTCGGCGTCGAACTCAAGGTCGGCGTCGGGCGCGCCCGGACCGCCGCCACCGCCGGGATGGACGCCAAACACGCGCTCGAAACCTGTCGTGAGACCGGCCGGCCAGTCACGTTCGCCGACGAAGGGTAA